A single genomic interval of Stenotrophomonas sp. ZAC14D1_NAIMI4_1 harbors:
- the glpK gene encoding glycerol kinase GlpK, with amino-acid sequence MTPRYVLAIDQGTTSSRAILFDRGGNIVGSAQREFSQVFPQPGWVEHDPREILTSVYATMTELLSREQIDPRQIAALGITNQRETTVVWDRATGQPIHNAIVWQSRQSQAICERLRADGHEALIRERTGLLIDAYFSATKVRWILDHVDGAQQRAERGELLFGTIDSWLVWNLSGGQAHVTDYSNAARTLLFNIHTLQWDDDLLALLDIPRAMLPSVRDSSAVYAHTRPQFFFDHPIPIAGIAGDQQAALFGQACFQPGMVKNTYGTGCFMLMHTGTQAVRSRNGLLTTIAWGIGGRVEYALEGSIFIAGSVVQWLRDGLHMIDHASDSQALAAKVDDSGGVYLVPAFVGLGAPYWRSDVRGAMFGLTRGTSKAHFVRAALEAMAYQTRDVLDAMQSDAGIALSELRADGGAIGNDFLAGFQADILGVPLLRPRLTETTALGAAYLAGLAVGFWESREQIAAQWGLDQRFEPKMDPARRERLYAGWQQAVAATLAFHVD; translated from the coding sequence ATGACGCCCCGCTACGTGCTGGCCATCGACCAGGGCACCACCAGTTCGCGCGCGATCCTGTTCGACCGTGGCGGCAACATCGTCGGCAGCGCGCAGCGTGAATTCAGCCAGGTTTTCCCGCAGCCGGGCTGGGTGGAACACGATCCGCGCGAGATCCTCACCAGCGTCTACGCAACCATGACCGAACTGCTCAGCCGCGAGCAGATCGACCCGCGGCAGATCGCCGCGCTGGGCATCACCAACCAGCGCGAAACCACCGTGGTGTGGGACCGCGCCACTGGCCAGCCGATCCACAATGCCATCGTCTGGCAGTCACGGCAGAGCCAGGCCATCTGCGAACGGCTGCGCGCCGATGGCCATGAAGCCCTGATCCGCGAGCGCACCGGCCTGCTGATCGATGCCTACTTCTCGGCCACCAAGGTGCGCTGGATCCTCGACCACGTGGACGGTGCGCAGCAGCGCGCCGAACGTGGCGAACTGCTGTTCGGCACCATCGACAGCTGGCTGGTCTGGAACCTGAGCGGCGGCCAGGCCCACGTGACCGACTACAGCAACGCCGCGCGTACCCTGCTGTTCAACATCCACACCCTGCAATGGGACGACGACCTGCTGGCGTTGCTGGACATCCCGCGCGCGATGCTGCCCAGCGTGCGCGATTCCAGCGCGGTGTACGCGCATACGCGGCCCCAGTTCTTCTTCGACCACCCGATCCCGATCGCCGGCATCGCCGGTGACCAGCAGGCGGCGCTGTTCGGCCAGGCCTGTTTCCAGCCGGGCATGGTCAAGAACACCTACGGCACCGGCTGTTTCATGCTGATGCACACCGGCACGCAGGCGGTGCGCTCGCGCAATGGCCTGCTGACCACCATCGCCTGGGGCATCGGCGGGCGCGTGGAATATGCGCTGGAAGGGTCGATCTTCATTGCTGGATCGGTGGTGCAGTGGCTGCGCGACGGGCTGCACATGATCGACCACGCCAGCGACAGCCAGGCATTGGCAGCGAAGGTGGACGACAGCGGCGGGGTCTATCTCGTGCCGGCCTTCGTCGGCCTGGGCGCGCCGTACTGGCGCAGCGATGTGCGCGGCGCGATGTTCGGCCTGACCCGGGGCACCAGCAAGGCGCACTTCGTGCGCGCTGCGCTGGAGGCGATGGCCTACCAGACGCGTGACGTGCTCGATGCGATGCAGTCCGATGCGGGCATTGCCCTGAGCGAACTTCGCGCCGATGGCGGTGCGATCGGCAACGATTTCCTGGCCGGGTTCCAGGCCGACATCCTCGGCGTACCGCTGCTGCGGCCACGGCTGACCGAAACCACCGCGCTGGGGGCAGCCTATCTGGCCGGCCTGGCGGTGGGGTTCTGGGAAAGCCGCGAGCAGATTGCCGCGCAGTGGGGCCTGGACCAGCGCTTCGAGCCGAAGATGGACCCGGCGCGACGCGAGAGGCTGTATGCCGGGTGGCAGCAGGCCGTGGCCGCCACCCTCGCCTTCCACGTCGATTGA
- a CDS encoding MetQ/NlpA family ABC transporter substrate-binding protein → MKKTLLLPLFAAALALTACGKSGEPSQKLVVAATAVPHAEILEVVKPILKEEGVDLDVRVFNDYVQPNDQLVQKQVDANYFQTEPYLDAYNRDRKTDLTKVIGVHIEPFGAYSRKVKSLADLREGADVVIPNDPSNNSRALILLHKAGVIELKDPSNALSTQRDIIANPKKLKFRELDSAMLPRVLDQVDLALINTNYALDAGLNPTQDALAIESKDSPYVNFLVARPDNKDDARVQKLAKALTSPQVKAFIETKYKGAVLPAF, encoded by the coding sequence ATGAAGAAGACCCTGTTGCTGCCCCTGTTCGCCGCTGCGCTGGCCCTGACCGCCTGCGGCAAGTCCGGCGAGCCTTCGCAGAAGCTGGTGGTGGCCGCCACCGCCGTGCCGCACGCGGAGATCCTGGAGGTGGTCAAGCCGATCCTCAAGGAGGAAGGCGTGGACCTGGACGTGCGCGTGTTCAACGACTACGTGCAGCCCAACGACCAGCTCGTGCAGAAGCAGGTGGACGCCAACTACTTCCAGACCGAGCCGTACCTGGATGCCTACAACCGCGACCGCAAGACCGACCTGACCAAGGTGATCGGCGTGCACATCGAACCCTTCGGTGCGTACTCGCGCAAGGTGAAGTCGCTGGCCGACCTGCGCGAAGGCGCCGACGTGGTCATTCCCAACGACCCGAGCAACAACAGCCGCGCGCTGATCCTGCTGCACAAGGCCGGCGTGATCGAGCTGAAGGACCCGAGCAACGCCCTGTCGACCCAGCGCGACATCATCGCCAACCCGAAGAAGCTGAAGTTCCGCGAGCTGGATTCGGCGATGCTGCCGCGCGTGCTGGACCAGGTCGACCTGGCCCTGATCAACACCAACTACGCGCTGGATGCGGGCCTGAACCCGACCCAGGACGCGCTGGCGATCGAGAGCAAGGACTCGCCGTACGTGAACTTCCTGGTCGCGCGCCCGGACAACAAGGACGACGCCCGCGTGCAGAAGCTGGCCAAGGCACTGACCAGCCCGCAGGTGAAGGCCTTCATCGAAACCAAGTACAAGGGCGCGGTGCTGCCGGCGTTCTGA